TCAGTGTTGATTTCGCAGTGGATATAGTAAAAGCATCATGTGTTCTTCACAACTACGTAAAACAACAAGATGGAAATAAATTTGAGGATACGTTTGAGGGTCTTCCTCACTCTATAGTACATTCAACCCAGCAAGTTCGCCCAGGTGGGCCTATGTTAACAACAATCCGTGAAGAATTTGCTAATTACTTTGTGAGCGAAGAAGGCAAACTAGATTGGCAATGGAACATgatataaatcaataaatatgtgTGTGACTTTATAATATGACACAAACTTAATAAATGTATGTGTAATAAAATGACTGACTTTTTTACTTaccgattttatttttttcttgatttgtttTTTCATCAAAGTTCTCAATAGCTTGGGCGCAAATAATTGCCCATGCATTCTTCTTTATTTTGCCGCTGTGCTCCTTAAGCTTATAGTTCCAAATAATTTCATGTGTTTTAATTGCACTTATAAGCGCATCACTATCGCACACACCCTCCATTTTCAAAGATCAGTCGACAAATGAGACGAGACAGAGAGACACTAGACGCCGCGAGGCCAGAAGAGAAGGGAGGGGGAGGTCATAGAGCTGTCGACTGCTCTAGAGCCGCCGACGGCTCGAGCAGTCAGTGTATGCCTCGCGACTGCTCGCGAGCGGTCGACAGCACGATGGAATTTCATCATATAGTTGACGGCTTGAAGCGGTCGCGACTGCTCGAGCAGTCGTGTGTACGGCAACGAATGAATGGCTATAGTTCACCGCGCAGTCGCGGCTTCAAGCAGTCGGTCATAACTAACGTGaccatttattttttgactCTAAACGGGACATTGATGATTCAGGTCAATAAAAATAGAAaccgtttatttttttttattcacaaaaaaGTAAGTGTTTATACAGTTCGTCAGCTGAGTTATATTTATCAGAAGAACAAATTTGCTTTAGTATAGCTGGTGACGATTTCAAATAAGTATGAAATTCTtggcaagtttttttaatattcacttTAGTTATCAACATCGCCTTTAGAACTGAAATTTGTAACTGGGTTTTCTCAGATGTCCACAATTTGTTCATCATAGAAAATACTCTTTCTACTGGTGCATTTGTAGCaggtaaacataaaatatattcaattaatATAGAAAAGTTTTCATGCTGTAGATTGTTAGCGTGAAAGTGTTTGAATACTTCCACCCAACGAGTTTCCGCGGAAACATTTACATTGTTCCATTCGGATACTTTTTGCAAAGTAATATATTTAGAAATCAAtgaaaattcatcaaaatcctCTGTGTCCTTATTGCAGTCAATATATTCCTTTTCAATTAATATGTCGAGACATTTTTGAACGTCTTCCCATTCAGGGACCTTTTTTAAATCTGCCCAATAAAATATCTCCATTTCTTTGGTAAGAAAGCAAGTCCACTGcttgttttataaaattctgtAGCTGTCCTTTTCACAAACTCTTCATCTATATCAgtactattttttttcaatttcaccATGAATTGACGGACCGTAAGGGTCCGTTCACACAGACCGGCTCGGAGAGCATCGGCCTGCTTTTTTCTTTTCACACAGACCGGGTCGTATACGCTTGGAATTGGCCGGAGCGGAGCCGCCAACTATTTCACATCGACCGGCTGGAAGAGATCTGAAAGCGGGTGCGGTTGGATGTGCTCGGAGCCGGTCGGATGCGCTCGGAGTCGGGTGGATACACTACAAAGGCAGTGCCAGTATTCCGCGCAGTCTAAGTTTTGTTTTCGGTGTGTTAACGTGTGCTTTTCGAAACATGGATTTAGATAGCTCCGACgaagaaatatatttgttagcAAGATTACTTGAAATAGAACATAGGAAACGTAAGCGCAAGCGGAAACAAATATGGGTAAAACATATTTGGAAAAACAGACTAATCCATGGGGAGTTTCACACCATTTTCGAGGAATTGAAGAGAGATAGcctaaaattttatgagtatTATCGTATGGAATATTGGCAATTTTTGAAATTGACAGATTTGTTAAGAGTACATATAACAAAAAAGACTACAAATTATCGTTGCACCATTACAGCCGAAGAAAGGTTAACGGTAACtttaaggtaaataaaaaacaattatttatactaaTCATGTTATTTAGATCACAAAATCACAGCCCTCCATTTATTAAGCATTGTTTACGTTAATGAAATGTAAATTACTTATACTAATCATGTTAAATAACACAAACATCTAAATAGATCACAAAATCACAGCCCTCCATTTATTAAGCATTATTTACGttaatgaaatgtaattaaatagtacagatttgtgtgtgtttaattattattattataattattattgtttttgattgtttattattttgtattttgtgtgCTGGTATTGTACCCGTAAGTAGTCTGATCTGGATAGTTTTGAGGAATATAGGTTTCGTTTGACACTAGGTAAGTAGATTGATTAGTCgatggcggtgaatttataGACAAAGAATAATTCAAATCTGTACTATTTTCATACAGACTTAATTCAGCTTCATTAACAATGTTAAACACGCGCCTTTTAATTCGTGCTTGGACTTCTTTTGGGAATGTTTCCACTGTATCTGACatagacaaaaaaaattacgtaatgCCTTGTCACGGGGTGtagtatttcttttttcttcAAGATACTCTTCGAAAACCGTAGCAACATCTTTGCTTAAGCGTGGTCTCTTTTTCGAGCCAGAAGTACTTGCAAGCGATTCAACTTCAGAATGGTCAGAACGTTTAGATGATGTCGATGGTGGTGGTATTGGTGTGCCAGGCTCTGAATCATCCGATGATAATGTTACATTAGATATTTGGTTTCGATTGCGAAAAAAtggtattataaaagaaagttctttttcaaattttatcaatttggaCGTAGTTGCACCATCGCCACTCTTGCCTTTTCGGTTATAATAGGCTTTTCTGAAGTTATCTCGCAGTTTCTTCCAACGATCCTGGCACTGCGTCACTGGAAAGAacagaaatgaaaaattaataacataactcttttttattttatagttcgtTTTGGTACGGCAgtcttatatttctattttgtgtgtttgttttatttttacagattccTCATCACTGGTTGCAGTTTCAAAAACTTGTCatttaattttcgaatgggAATTTCTACAGTTCATTCAATTATTCATGAGACAATCAGAGTAATTTGTGATGTTTTGATGCCCATAGTTATGCAGATGCCAGATGAAGAAATGTGGGAAAAGGTTTCACGtgatttctttaatatttgGAATTTTCCTAACTGTTTGGGCGCTATAGACGGAAAGCATGTCAATATACAGGCACCAGATAATAGTGGAAGcttatactataattataaaaactttttcagTACAGTGTTACTAGCTGTGGTCGACGcgaaatacagttttttaatTGTTGATGTCGGATCATATGGTAAAAATAGCGACGGCGGAATTTTACAGAAttcaaaattttggaaaaaactCAACACCAATAAGTTAAAGCTGCCCCCAAATAAACCTCTACCTAGTACCACTGAAAGCTTACCACATGTTTTTATAGGAGACGAGGCATTTCCTTTGAGCAATAATATATTGCGGCCGTATCCAAGAGAACAAGCAAGAacagaattatcaaaaaaagtatttaatctgCGTTTAAGCAGGGCAAGAAAAGTCGTAGAATGTGCATTTGGAATGCTAACTCAAAGATTTGAAATTTATCAAAAACGAATGAAAATTCAGCCGAAGTACtgtgatttaattatattagcaactacatgtttacataattttttaatagaaaatcgGACGCCAGGACAAGAGAATGAATTTCacagcaatataaatttattaacagcAATAACagacaataataatgaaaacagtTCTAATAGCGACGCAGTTCTAACCACAAGGAATAAATTTAAGGATTATTTTTCATCAAGTGGTGCTTTAGATTGGCAAGATCAAGTGGCTACGCGAGTTTcttaagttatatttaataaaaattgtctACTACATAAGTATATTCTAACGATCAGATACTCAAACGAGTTTTTAAAGTAAGGGCGCATTTAAACTCATGTTATTcctattttgactttgaatctAACACGTCGCAGCACGAGTTTAAGAAGCCCTTGCTTTAAAATTCGTTTGAGTATCTGGGGGTAggtgtaaaacaatgaaaacctTACTTACCACTTATTCCGAGACATTTGCTAATTTCCTCCCATGCATTGTCTTTCATTATCCGATCGCTATATGATGGCTTGGTTATGTCAAATAAACACTCATATTTTGACAcgagtattattaatttttcatcattCATCTTTTCGTACAAGTACGCACAAATGTTGCTATCAAAATGGCAGTCGGCGCGGCCGCAGCGGGCACGCAATCGGAGCCCATCGGCTGCGCGAGCGAGAAAGAGCACGCAATCGGAGCCGACAGGCTGCGCAAGCGAGAAAGAGCACGCAATCAGAGCCGATCGGCTGCGCGAGCGAGAAAGAGCACGCAAGCGGAGCCGGTCGGCTCC
The sequence above is a segment of the Leptidea sinapis chromosome 29, ilLepSina1.1, whole genome shotgun sequence genome. Coding sequences within it:
- the LOC126973401 gene encoding uncharacterized protein LOC126973401; protein product: MDLDSSDEEIYLLARLLEIEHRKRKRKRKQIWVKHIWKNRLIHGEFHTIFEELKRDSLKFYEYYRMEYWQFLKLTDLLRVHITKKTTNYRCTITAEERLTVTLRFLITGCSFKNLSFNFRMGISTVHSIIHETIRVICDVLMPIVMQMPDEEMWEKVSRDFFNIWNFPNCLGAIDGKHVNIQAPDNSGSLYYNYKNFFSTVLLAVVDAKYSFLIVDVGSYGKNSDGGILQNSKFWKKLNTNKLKLPPNKPLPSTTESLPHVFIGDEAFPLSNNILRPYPREQARTELSKKVFNLRLSRARKVVECAFGMLTQRFEIYQKRMKIQPKYCDLIILATTCLHNFLIENRTPGQENEFHSNINLLTAITDNNNENSSNSDAVLTTRNKFKDYFSSSGALDWQDQVATRVS